One Mycobacteroides abscessus ATCC 19977 genomic window carries:
- a CDS encoding amino acid permease: MASPANYDVSALTREDEGYHKGLKNRQVQMIGIGGAIGTGLFMGAGGRLHSAGPGLFVVYAICGLFVFFMLRALGELVLHRPSSGSFVSYAREFLGEKAAYVAGWMCFVNWASTSIVDVTAVALYMHYWGAFKAVPQWVIALIALIIVLTMNMISVKLFGEMEFWAALIKVVALVAFLIFGIVFLAGRFTVDGSTTGLSVIADNGGLFPNGLLAMVLITSGVVFAYASVELVGTAAGETENPEKVMPKAINAVVFRIAIFYVGSLVLLALLLPYTTYKAGESPFVTFFARVGVPHAGDVMNFVVLTAALSSLNAGLYSTGRILRSMSMNGSAPSFLSRMSSGGVPYPGILLTGSFTVLGVFMNMVIPARAFETALDVAALGILASWATIVICQLRLYQWSRHGILKRGKFQMPGAPYTGYATVVFLIAVLLLMCYENYWNLVAIGIFTPLLIIGWYLQRDRVMRLAQERVGYTGAYPVIAETPMMDDPPNLGDK, encoded by the coding sequence ATGGCGTCTCCAGCTAATTACGATGTGTCGGCCCTCACTCGTGAGGACGAGGGGTATCACAAAGGCTTGAAGAACCGCCAAGTCCAAATGATCGGCATCGGCGGCGCCATCGGCACCGGCCTGTTCATGGGCGCCGGCGGCCGCCTACACAGTGCCGGGCCCGGACTGTTCGTGGTGTACGCGATCTGTGGCCTGTTCGTCTTCTTCATGCTGCGCGCGCTCGGCGAGCTGGTGCTGCACCGCCCCTCCTCCGGCTCCTTCGTCTCCTATGCTCGTGAATTCCTCGGAGAGAAGGCCGCATACGTCGCGGGCTGGATGTGTTTTGTCAACTGGGCCTCTACCTCGATCGTGGACGTGACCGCGGTGGCGCTGTACATGCACTACTGGGGAGCCTTCAAGGCGGTGCCGCAATGGGTCATCGCGCTCATCGCCCTGATCATCGTGTTGACCATGAACATGATCAGCGTAAAGCTCTTCGGCGAAATGGAATTCTGGGCAGCACTGATCAAAGTCGTTGCCCTGGTAGCTTTCCTGATCTTCGGCATCGTCTTCCTGGCCGGACGTTTCACCGTCGACGGCTCTACCACGGGCCTCTCCGTGATCGCCGACAACGGTGGCCTGTTCCCCAATGGACTGCTCGCGATGGTGCTGATCACCTCGGGCGTGGTGTTCGCCTATGCCTCAGTGGAACTGGTGGGCACCGCTGCCGGCGAGACCGAGAACCCCGAAAAAGTGATGCCCAAGGCCATCAATGCCGTCGTATTCCGCATCGCCATCTTCTACGTGGGCTCGCTCGTACTGCTGGCATTGCTATTGCCATACACCACATACAAGGCCGGCGAGAGCCCGTTCGTCACCTTCTTCGCCAGGGTGGGAGTTCCCCACGCCGGCGACGTCATGAACTTCGTGGTACTCACCGCGGCGCTGTCCAGCCTGAACGCCGGCCTGTACAGCACCGGGCGCATCTTGCGGTCGATGTCCATGAACGGCAGTGCGCCGTCATTTCTTTCACGGATGTCCTCCGGCGGCGTGCCCTATCCGGGCATCCTGCTCACCGGCTCGTTCACCGTCCTGGGTGTGTTCATGAACATGGTCATCCCCGCCCGCGCGTTCGAGACCGCGCTCGATGTCGCCGCGCTCGGCATTCTGGCGTCCTGGGCCACCATCGTGATCTGTCAGTTGCGGCTCTATCAGTGGTCACGACACGGCATCTTGAAGCGCGGCAAGTTCCAGATGCCGGGTGCTCCCTACACCGGCTACGCCACGGTCGTTTTCCTGATCGCCGTGCTACTTCTCATGTGTTACGAAAACTACTGGAACCTGGTGGCCATCGGGATCTTTACGCCACTGCTCATCATCGGCTGGTACCTGCAGCGGGACCGGGTGATGCGGCTCGCGCAGGAGCGGGTGGGCTACACCGGCGCGTACCCCGTCATCGCGGAGACCCCGATGATGGACGACCCGCCCAATCTCGGCGACAAATAG
- a CDS encoding MmpS family transport accessory protein → MVLVLVIAGFAVWRIRGIFGSHQLPTYAGSMTDDKNNSKPKHVLYEIFGPPGTIADINYIDKEGEPHQINGATLPWSIEIITTAPSMTGNILAQTRNADGLGCRITANDEKKDERYTNEVSAYVYCFVKSA, encoded by the coding sequence ATGGTCCTGGTCCTGGTCATCGCGGGCTTCGCGGTATGGCGGATTCGCGGCATCTTCGGTTCGCATCAGCTGCCCACCTACGCCGGCAGCATGACCGACGACAAAAACAACTCCAAGCCCAAGCATGTCCTCTACGAGATCTTCGGCCCGCCCGGCACCATTGCGGACATCAACTACATCGACAAGGAAGGGGAGCCCCACCAAATCAACGGGGCGACGCTACCGTGGTCGATCGAGATCATCACCACCGCGCCGTCGATGACGGGCAACATCTTGGCCCAGACGCGCAATGCCGACGGGCTGGGTTGCCGCATCACGGCCAATGACGAGAAAAAAGACGAGAGGTATACCAACGAGGTGAGCGCCTACGTCTACTGCTTTGTGAAGTCCGCATGA
- a CDS encoding TetR/AcrR family transcriptional regulator: protein MTSLSFRRARSEENKRQRAATIVEAARALALESGVASVTLTGLANRAGVHHSAVRRYFSSHKEVLLRLSTEGMAALAESVCAALEGSQERSPIEVGAILSGALVDAPLFCDLLGSHYVHFEHEVVIDHVREAQRVNQAAAMTIVEAIERSAPQIDREGALDIVISSFALAAMLWQFAHPPKGLEHDFSNEPGIPDDWDTDFGSTLTRLLTATCIGAAK, encoded by the coding sequence ATGACATCCCTGAGTTTTCGGCGCGCCCGCTCCGAGGAAAACAAGCGTCAACGTGCGGCGACGATCGTGGAAGCCGCACGTGCCTTGGCGCTGGAGTCGGGTGTCGCGTCGGTCACTCTCACGGGATTGGCCAATCGTGCGGGTGTCCACCACTCCGCCGTGCGCCGTTACTTCAGCTCCCATAAAGAGGTGCTGCTGCGGCTGTCGACCGAGGGCATGGCGGCGCTGGCCGAGTCGGTCTGTGCGGCGCTGGAGGGCTCGCAGGAGCGATCGCCTATCGAGGTCGGCGCCATACTTTCGGGCGCCCTGGTGGATGCGCCACTGTTTTGCGACCTGTTGGGCAGTCACTACGTCCACTTCGAGCATGAGGTGGTGATCGACCACGTCCGCGAGGCCCAGCGGGTGAATCAGGCGGCCGCGATGACCATCGTCGAGGCGATCGAGCGGTCGGCACCGCAGATCGATCGCGAAGGTGCGCTCGACATCGTCATATCGTCCTTCGCGCTCGCGGCGATGTTGTGGCAGTTCGCACATCCCCCGAAGGGGCTCGAACACGACTTCAGTAACGAACCCGGCATTCCCGACGACTGGGACACCGACTTTGGCAGCACCCTCACCCGGCTGCTGACCGCGACGTGCATTGGTGCGGCCAAGTAG
- a CDS encoding RND family transporter, with product MSGSHANGEPTFVAKWIRRLSVPIVVGWVALVVILALAAPQLEQVGQENAVSLSPSDAPSMKAMKNMGRLFQESDSNSVTMIVLEGDQPLGPGAHKFYDEMVSQLRADTKHVQHVQDFWGDPLTESGAQSTDGKATYVQVNLSGDMGETLANESIEAVRDIVKKLTTDEHGNPKAMPDGLKVYVTGAAALQADMGHAGDSSMLKITGLTFIVIIIMLLFFYRSIFTVLMVLLMVGIQLGAARGMISVLGDNHIIGLSTFAVNLLVVLVIAAGTDYAIFLIGRYQEARVNGLDREAAYYEMFHGTAHVILGTGSTIAGAMYCLSFTRMPYFQTLGVPCAVAVLTAVAVALTVGPSLITIGSKFGLFEPKRAMRIRTWRRIGAAITRWPGPILAASMAIAIIGLAALPGYKTSYDDKKYIPKDIPANQGFQAADRHFDPARMNPEMLILESDHDMRNSADFLVIDKLAKAVYRVPGIARVQAITRPQGTPIEHSSIPFLISAQGVGQVQNLKLMKDRMADMKVQADQMGVMVTTMKKMLANMTELTGVMHQMIVDMHTLQGTIHDMRDSLENFDDWFRPIKNYFYWEKHCFDIPVCQAFRSIFEVLDKIDELTENMDGMIVSMEQMDVIMPKMVEDMRDMIPLMESMQNMMLTMHSTMAGMYDLQDETSKDSTAMGRAFDKAKNDDSFYLPPEIFDNPDFKRGLKMFLSPDGKTLRMIISHRGDPTSPEGLSHIEPIKLAAIEAVKGTPLEDAKIELGGTAATFHDMADGARYDLMIAGISALCLIFLIMLLITRSFVASLVIVGTVLLSLGASFGLSVIIWQYILGKELHWMVMQMAIIVLLAVGSDYNLLLVSRLKEELPGGLKTGMIRAMGGTGSVVTSAGLVFAFTMMAMAISDLTIIGQVGTTIGLGLLFDTLVVRSFMTPAIATILGRWFWWPLNVRTRPLPPPRTPQPDTTPPPPAPAPVGAGPDPATTEFPRASY from the coding sequence ATGAGCGGGTCGCACGCAAACGGAGAGCCCACCTTCGTGGCCAAATGGATCCGCCGCCTGTCGGTCCCCATCGTCGTCGGCTGGGTAGCACTCGTCGTCATCCTCGCCCTGGCGGCTCCCCAGCTCGAACAGGTGGGCCAGGAAAACGCCGTCTCGCTGAGCCCCTCCGACGCGCCCTCCATGAAGGCGATGAAGAACATGGGGCGGCTGTTCCAGGAGTCCGACTCCAACAGCGTCACCATGATCGTGCTCGAAGGCGACCAACCGCTGGGACCCGGCGCGCACAAGTTCTACGACGAGATGGTGTCGCAACTACGTGCCGACACCAAACACGTTCAGCACGTTCAGGATTTCTGGGGCGATCCGCTGACGGAGTCCGGCGCACAAAGCACCGACGGCAAGGCCACCTACGTCCAGGTGAACCTCTCCGGTGACATGGGCGAGACGCTTGCCAACGAATCGATCGAAGCCGTCCGCGACATCGTCAAGAAACTCACGACCGACGAACACGGCAATCCCAAGGCCATGCCGGACGGCCTCAAGGTGTACGTCACCGGCGCTGCCGCCCTCCAGGCCGACATGGGCCACGCCGGCGACAGCAGCATGCTCAAGATCACCGGGCTGACGTTCATCGTCATCATCATCATGTTGCTGTTCTTCTACCGGTCGATCTTCACCGTGCTGATGGTGCTGCTCATGGTGGGCATCCAGCTGGGCGCCGCACGCGGAATGATCTCGGTGCTGGGCGACAACCACATCATCGGGCTGTCCACCTTCGCGGTGAACCTCCTGGTGGTCCTGGTCATCGCGGCCGGAACCGACTACGCCATCTTCCTGATCGGGCGGTATCAGGAGGCGAGAGTCAACGGGCTCGATCGCGAGGCGGCCTACTACGAGATGTTCCACGGCACAGCGCATGTCATCTTGGGCACCGGGTCGACGATCGCGGGCGCCATGTACTGCCTGAGCTTCACCCGCATGCCGTACTTCCAGACATTGGGTGTGCCCTGTGCCGTCGCGGTCCTGACTGCGGTCGCCGTCGCCCTCACCGTGGGCCCCTCGCTGATCACCATCGGCAGCAAGTTCGGATTGTTCGAACCCAAGCGCGCCATGCGCATTCGCACCTGGCGCCGCATCGGCGCCGCCATCACGCGCTGGCCCGGCCCCATCCTGGCCGCGTCGATGGCCATCGCCATCATCGGTCTGGCCGCCCTGCCCGGCTACAAGACCAGCTACGACGACAAGAAGTACATCCCCAAGGACATCCCCGCCAATCAGGGCTTCCAAGCCGCCGACCGGCACTTCGATCCGGCCCGGATGAATCCGGAAATGCTGATCCTGGAGTCCGATCACGATATGCGGAACTCCGCGGACTTCCTGGTCATCGACAAGCTCGCCAAGGCTGTCTACCGCGTGCCGGGAATCGCACGCGTGCAAGCGATTACCCGCCCCCAGGGCACACCGATCGAGCACAGCTCCATCCCGTTCCTCATCAGCGCCCAAGGCGTCGGCCAGGTGCAGAACCTGAAGCTGATGAAGGATCGCATGGCCGATATGAAGGTCCAGGCCGATCAGATGGGCGTCATGGTAACCACCATGAAGAAGATGCTGGCCAACATGACCGAGCTCACCGGCGTGATGCACCAGATGATCGTCGACATGCACACCCTGCAAGGCACCATCCACGACATGCGCGACAGTCTCGAGAACTTCGACGACTGGTTCCGCCCCATCAAGAACTACTTCTATTGGGAGAAGCACTGCTTCGACATCCCGGTGTGTCAGGCGTTCCGGTCGATCTTCGAGGTGCTGGACAAGATCGACGAACTCACCGAGAACATGGACGGCATGATCGTCTCGATGGAGCAGATGGACGTCATCATGCCCAAGATGGTCGAGGACATGCGCGACATGATCCCGCTCATGGAGTCGATGCAAAACATGATGCTGACGATGCACAGCACCATGGCCGGCATGTACGACCTGCAGGACGAGACCAGCAAGGACTCGACCGCCATGGGCCGGGCATTCGACAAGGCCAAGAACGACGACTCGTTCTATCTACCGCCGGAGATCTTCGACAACCCGGATTTCAAGCGCGGCCTCAAGATGTTCCTGTCGCCTGACGGCAAGACATTGCGCATGATCATCTCCCACCGCGGCGATCCCACATCGCCGGAAGGTCTTTCGCATATCGAGCCGATCAAGCTAGCGGCCATCGAGGCGGTCAAAGGTACGCCGCTCGAAGATGCCAAGATCGAACTCGGCGGCACCGCAGCGACATTCCACGATATGGCCGACGGCGCCCGCTACGACCTGATGATCGCCGGCATCTCCGCGCTGTGCCTGATCTTCTTGATCATGCTGTTGATCACCCGCAGCTTCGTGGCCTCGCTGGTGATCGTCGGAACCGTGTTGCTCTCCCTGGGAGCATCATTCGGCCTATCGGTCATCATCTGGCAATACATCCTGGGCAAGGAACTGCACTGGATGGTCATGCAGATGGCGATCATCGTGCTGTTGGCCGTCGGCTCGGACTACAACCTGCTGCTCGTCTCCCGGCTCAAGGAAGAACTCCCGGGCGGCCTGAAGACGGGCATGATCCGGGCGATGGGCGGCACCGGCAGCGTGGTGACCTCGGCCGGCCTGGTCTTCGCCTTCACCATGATGGCCATGGCGATCAGCGACCTGACCATCATCGGTCAGGTGGGCACCACGATCGGCCTCGGTCTGCTGTTCGACACCCTGGTGGTGCGATCGTTCATGACGCCGGCCATCGCGACCATCCTCGGTCGCTGGTTCTGGTGGCCGCTGAATGTGCGTACCCGGCCGCTGCCACCGCCGAGAACTCCGCAGCCGGACACCACACCGCCTCCCCCGGCCCCGGCACCCGTCGGCGCGGGACCGGATCCGGCGACAACGGAGTTCCCCAGAGCGTCGTACTAG
- a CDS encoding serine/threonine-protein kinase has protein sequence MPVPGEEFHGYVVGSLAGRGGTAQVYLAHRVDDGFEVALKVLELRHRNPENIDRLHREFDLAQRFSHPRIVTVFERGQDWLTMEALTGGSAKDLVGTNQSWIIPLKLTLLQQIAGALDFIHDEQVVHCDVKPSNIMRTRSGSAVLTDFGIAQELAHADGPRRPVVQTSLPYAAPEVLRGQPVTAATDQYALACTAVELFDGKPPFTARTMLKLADMHLNAAPWPISYRHKYIPRAFDSIVAKAMSKDPLSRYPTCTEFITLLTHAMT, from the coding sequence ATGCCGGTTCCGGGTGAAGAGTTCCACGGTTATGTCGTCGGTTCCCTCGCGGGCCGTGGCGGGACGGCGCAGGTGTATCTCGCACACCGCGTCGACGACGGATTTGAGGTTGCCCTGAAGGTGCTCGAACTGCGGCATCGGAACCCGGAGAACATTGACCGGCTGCACCGGGAATTCGATTTGGCCCAACGGTTTTCACATCCGCGCATCGTCACGGTCTTCGAACGCGGCCAGGATTGGCTGACCATGGAGGCGCTCACCGGCGGCTCCGCCAAGGACCTGGTGGGCACGAACCAGAGTTGGATCATCCCTCTGAAACTGACTCTGCTGCAACAAATCGCCGGAGCCCTGGACTTCATCCACGACGAACAGGTCGTACATTGCGACGTCAAGCCGTCCAACATCATGCGCACGCGCTCGGGCAGCGCCGTACTCACCGATTTCGGCATCGCCCAGGAACTCGCCCATGCCGATGGGCCACGGCGGCCCGTTGTGCAGACATCGCTGCCCTACGCGGCACCCGAGGTACTGCGCGGGCAACCTGTGACGGCCGCCACCGATCAGTATGCGCTGGCCTGCACCGCGGTGGAACTGTTCGATGGCAAACCTCCGTTCACCGCGCGCACCATGCTCAAACTCGCCGATATGCACCTCAACGCCGCGCCGTGGCCAATCTCATACCGCCATAAATACATCCCCCGTGCTTTCGATTCCATCGTCGCCAAGGCAATGTCCAAGGATCCGTTAAGTCGCTACCCGACATGTACGGAGTTCATAACACTTTTGACACACGCGATGACCTAA